Part of the bacterium genome, CACTACCTGACATAAGCGCTCCCAGAGCACCGAGATTAATGAGTTTTTCTTTTAATTTTTTAATCACCGGATATTGCAGGAGCACAATTTCTTCTAATGTATTGTAAAGCAAATTTGAAATTTGTTCTATATTACCTTCTTTAACGACATCTAATATTATTTTACTCTTTATTGGCTCATTTGTCAACATAAAATTTACATTTTCATATACTTTAGCCGTAGAAATTTTTATTTTAGGCCAGATTATAATCACCCAGAATTGTGGTAAAGGAGGTAGAGGAGTAAGGGTTGTCCCAATTCCTGTTGCATAAGATAATCCTTGGTTAATGATAAAGAAAGGGACATCTGCCCCCAATTTAGAAGATAGGAGAATCATCTCGGTTTGACTCAATCCCAATGACCACAATTTATTCAAGCCAATTAATGTTGTTCCTGCATCAGAACTGCCTCCACCTAAACCCGCTCCAATCGGGATATTTTTTTCAATCTTTATTTTTACTCCTTTTTTGACCTCTAATTCTTGTTTTAAAAGATTAGCCGCTTTATAGGCTAAGTTTTCTACACCAGGAACCTCTGGACATTCTAACTCAATTCCGTCATCCTTGCTTTCTAAAATGATGGTATCGTATAATTCGACTTTTTGCAAGATAGTTTCTAATTCATGGTAACCATCCTGTCTTTTAGCGATGACATTTAAAAATAAATTTATCTTTGCGGGGGCTAATAGTTTTATCATTTTATAACATATATCTTCTTAATCTAATATTTAAAAGTATGCCTAAAGAAACCATAGTGATACAGAGTGAAGAGCCACCATAACTTACCAGAGGTAAGGTTAGACCGGTTACCGGCATTATACTCAGAGATATACCAACATTCATAAAGACCTGGACAGCAATCATAGTAATTATCCCCGAGGCTAATAAACAACCAAAATTATCCCTTGAAGAAAAGGCAATATAAATACCGCGGTAGATAATAATTAAAAAGAGCAATAAAGTAGTAATTACCCCGATAAATCCTAATTCTTCCCCAATAACTGAGAAGATGAAATCAGATTGACGCTCAGGTAAAAAACCCAGTTGACTTTGTGTCCCTCGAAAAATTCCTTTACCCAGTAGTCTACCGGAGCCTATGGCGATTTTAGATTGAATAATATTATACCCGGCGCTTAAAGGGTCAATCCCGGGGTCAATAAATACCACAAGTCGTTTTCTTTGATAATCCTTTAAAAAACCATTGGCAACTAACGAAACAAGAAGGCTGATACTGATGATTCCTAGTATTAACCCAAATTTATTAAAGGTAATACTCCTTCTAAATAATTTTGTCATATAATATATGGTTACTGTAAGTCCCGATAGACAAAGTAAAGAGATTAAAGTATGTTTAAATGAACTAATAGACCGATATAGAAAATGGATAACAGGTATTTTATGAACTATCTGAAGTTGTTCCCAGCTTAAAAATAGGGTAAAAACCATAATTAAAATACTTATCGAGGTCAATGAAACTAAATAGATTGGTTTAGCCCCTGTGATGTAAAACATAACTAATACTACCGGGAAAAAAACTAATGTAGTTCCCACATCAGGCTGCATCAGAATAAGAAATATCGGTAAGGCAACTAATCCTATTGGATAGATAAATTCTTCAATCGAGGTTAATCCTTCTCGTTTAGTCGAAAGGTATTCAGCCAGGATAATAATCGTGGCTAATTTAGCGAATTCTGCGGGTTGAAATGAAAAAGGACCTATAACTACCCAACTTCTTGCACAACGAATCAAAGGACCTCCCACCAATACAAATATTAATAAAACTATCACCAGAATATACAATATTCGCGAGTATTTACCTAATAGTTGATAATCAAATGAAACGGCAGCGGTTAACCCCAAAAGTCCTATTCCAAACCACATTGTTTGTTTGAGCCATAAGAAATTAGAGTCTGAGGATTGAGTAGCACTGTAAATCATAAGTATCCCCAGACAGACAATTAAAATCACACAACTAAAGATAATGTAATCAAACCCTTTTTTTAGACTAAAATTAAGCATAGTTCTCCTGAAACTCGGGACTCGGGACTCGGGACTCGGGACTCGGGATTCGGGACTCGGGATTCGGGAAGAAAGAAACTCTCAGCAATTCCCCCTTAATAAAGGGGGTTAGGGGGTTGTCCTTCTCCCATTTTCATTGCCCTTTGTGAGCCTTGGCTCATGTCCGTTTCCCCTGAAAATGTCTGTAAGTTATTGTAATTGCTTGACTTAGAAAACCACATTTTCATCGTCATTTGTGAGTCGCAGACTCATGACCGTTTCCCCTGAAAATAGGAAGTAGAAAGTAGAGAGTAGAAAGTAGAAAGTAAAGAAAACATCACTCCTCCCGCTTATCTCCTTACCTCCCACCTTCTATCTCCTACCACTATTTCCCCTGAAAATCGGGACTCGGGACTCGGGATTCGGGAAGAAAGAAACTCTCATCAATTCTCCCTTAATAAAGGGGGTTAGGGGGTTGTCCTTCTCCCATTTTCATTGCCCTTTGTGAGCCTTGGCTCATGTCCGTTTCCCCTGAAAATAAGGAAGTAGAAAGTAGAGAGTAGAAAGTAGAAAGTAAGGAAAGACAAGCCTCTTCTTTCTCTCTCTACCCTCTACTATTTTCATCGTCATTTGTGAGTCGCAGACTCATGACCGTTTCCCCTGAAAATAGGAAGTAGAAAGTAGAGAGTAGGAAGTAGAAAGTAAAGAAAAGATCACTCCTCACGCTTATCTCCTTACCTCCCACCTTCTATCTCCTATCTACTATTTTCATCTTCGTTTGTGCCCAGTCCCTGTGGGCATGAGCGTTTCTCCTTTTTAAAGAAGGTTGAGTCACGGAAGGAGAAGTAATTTTTCTCTGCCGATTTCTTTCTTAACCCTTAACCGCTCAACTTTCTTTAAATATCGACCAATCCATTTGTTCTAAAATTCTTCTTGCGACTGGAACTGCTTCTATACCTCCTTTACCTCCATGTTCGACAAGAACGGCGATAACTACTTTCGGGTCATCCACCGGGGCAAAGCAAACAAAGAGGGCATGGTCTTCCCCGGTAGGATTTTGCACCGTTCCTGTTTTACCACCTATTCTTAAATAAGGTAAATAAGCCTTTTGACCTGTTCCTTTAGCCACGACATCCTCTAATCCTTTGAATACTACTTTTTGAGTCTGATTTGATAAAGGAATAATCCTTTTTACCCAGGGATTAAATATCTTTATATTTCCAGAAGAATCTATCATTTGTTTAGCTATTCTTGGTGTAATGATCTTGCCACCATTTACAATTGCACTTAAAGCACAGGCCAATTGTAGTGGTGTGCTTAAAATATATCCCTGACCGATACTCAAATTAACTGTTTCTCCCCAATACCATGATTCTTTAAATTTTTCTTCTTTCCATCTTCGAGTAGGAACTAATCCACTTGCTTCAGCAGGCAAATCAATGCCTGTTTTCTCTCCTAATCCTACTTGCTGGGCAAATTTTGAGATTTTATTTATCCCCAATTTAATCCCAACTTGATAGAAAAAGATATTACAGGAATGAGCAAGTGCATCCATAACATCTACAGAGCCATGTTTTTCTTTTTGGAAACAAATAAACCTTTTATTCCCTAACCAGTATATTCCCCCACAAGAATATCTTGTGCCCTCGTTTATAATTTCATCTTCTAATGCCGCGGTCGCCACGATAATTTTAAATACGGACCCGGGGGAATATTGTGCTTGAATTACCCGATTAAGTAATGGATATTGTTTATCAGAAAATATCTGTTTAGCCTGAGTAGAAGTCATATGCCCTAAGAACATATTTGGGTCAAAACCTGGCTTGCTAACTATAGATAATATTTCACCATTATTAGGATTCATCACGACTACTGCCCCGGATTTCTCACCAAGAGCCTCATTGGCTATTTCTTGTAACCGCTTATCAATGGTCAAAATTAGATTATTACCAGGGATTGGTTCCATATTACCTAAAACCTGTAATTGTCTTCCACGAACATCGACTTCAATTTGTTTCCCACCATTTTTGCCTCTTAAAGAAAGGTCATAATATCCTTCAATCCCTGATTTCCCAATTAAATCACCATATTTATATCCATCATTGTATTTATGGATAAGTTCTTCTTTACTAATTTCACCAATATATCCTAAGAGATGACTACAAATGGGACCATAGGTATAATATCGTTTTTGATTAACTTGAATCATAATACCTGGTAGTTCGGTTGTTCGTTCAGCGACTTTAGTCAGGATTTCACGGTCTACATCAGCAACGATTACCGTGGGTTCAAAAGGCTTATTTTTTTTCGCCTGAATCTTCTCCATCACCTCTTTTAGATTAATTTCTACTATTTCTTTTAACTTGATTAGTGTTTGTTCTATTTCATTTTTGTTCAAGCCAAGTTGAATGATGGCAATGTCAAATGAAGGTATATCTTGGGCTAATATCTTCCCATTGCAGTCATAAATCATTCCTCTTGAAGCAGTAATTGGTATTAACCGAATACGGTTATTTTCCGAGACCTTTTGATAATAATTTCCTTTTATTATCTGTAAATAGATTGCTTTAACAATTAATATGGCAAAAGCGATTATAATAATTGTAGTTAATCGAACAAGTCTTTGCCGTAATCTTTCTAATTCAGATTCAGTCGGTTCAATATGCATTATTCTTCTCCTGATTTTGTTTTGTGGATTATCGGGTAAATAAGAATCCCCAGAATGGTATTATAAATGGCAATAAAAAAAACTCTATTCAGTGAGGAAATTCCAGGGGAAATAATGAATATAGATTGAATGGCAAAGATTAATAAATTCTGGATGAGTGTAAATATAAAAATAGATAAAGAAATAGAAATCAAATTTTCTTTATGGATTTTTTTTATACTACTTACTGATAATCCAATAATCAGTTTTGTAAAGGTATTAATTCCCTGATTAATACCTGAAAGACTATCCTGTAATATCCCGGCGATAAATCCTATTATTCCTGCCTCAAATGATGAGTGTTTAAAGGCAAAAAAGATTATTATAATCAGGAGTAAATCTGGTTTTATTTCACAAATAGTTAAGACATCTGCGTAGACTGTTTGTCCAACTAAACATAGAATAATTATTCCAATCCACATTACCCAATACACTTAACCATTTCCTTTACCATTGGTTGTTTTATTTGTTAAATAATTCTTCTCCTCTATTTTTTTAAAGTGGGTTTAGATATTTCTTTACTTACAATTACCAATACTTCTTCTAATTTAGAGAATTTAATCGCCGGAAGAATATCCACTTCACGAAACAAACCACGGTCTTTTAATCCAACATAGACTACATATCCTACAAATAATCCTTTTGGAAAAACCCCACCATCTCCTGAAGTAACCACAATATCATTTTTAACCACATCCGCATCATAAGGTAAGAATTTTAATTTACAAAATCTATAGTTATCCCCTTCAATAATTCCTTTTTCATTAGAGCGGAGGATTTGTGTGCCAATCATACTATTTTGGTCATTCAGAAGTAAAACTGAAGCCGAATGATTTTCTACTCCAATGACTCTTCCCACTAATCCTTCTTTTCCATCTTGATAAGTAACTACTGGCGCAAGTTTATAAATCCCATCCTTTTTCCCTTTATCAATGATGACCGTGTTGGTCCAATTACTTGGGTCGTAACTAATGACCCTTGCCGCTATAGTTTCATAAGGAAGCCTGCATTTATAGTCTAATAGTTTTTTTAATCTTTTATTTTCATTTAATGCAGATTGCCATTCTTTGCGTTCTGAGGCAAAATATCTCTCTTTTTCTCTAAGTCTTTGATTTTCATTTCGTATTGATTGAAGTTCTTTAATCGTAGAGAAAAAGTCTTTTGTAGAAAATTTTATTTCTGCCCCCAGAAGTTGAAAAGGAAGCAGGATATTCATAATTCCTCGTTTTAAATATCCTGTGGATAAGGATGTATGACTAGCCATTAAAATAATAGAAATAGATAGTAAAACAATAATAACATTTGTTTTCGCATGTTTCCATAAGAAACCAGTCATTTTTAGTATCCTCTTCTTTGAAAATTGGTAACCGTTCAAGTGGTAATTTACCGCAGAGACGCAGAGGAACAGAGAAGACATAGAAATAAATCACATCACATAAAAGATTATTGATGCAGACATTGAAATACTTATGACCTGCTTGCCGAATGTTCAGCAAGCACACCAGATTTGTTAATCCATCCCTGATGAAAATCAGGGATGTTAAACGTTTCGTCCATAGATTTTATTTTTTTTCTCTGCGTCTCTGTGTCTCTGCGGTGAACAGTTACATACACTCAGAAATCCAAAATCGAAATTTTTTTCAGGAACCTTCTTCTTCTGTTCCTGTTCTAAAAGTAGTGCTCCACCTCATCCCTCCTTTTTTACGAGCCATATGTAAATTTTTCAACTCATCTAAATATCTACCTGTTCCAATAACGACGCATCTCAGTGGGTCATCCGCTAAGATAACTGGTAATCTTGTTTCTTGAGAAAGTAACCTATCTAACTCGCGTAACAAGGCACCGCCACCAGATAAAACTATACCGCGGTCAACAATATCTGATGCTAATTCTGGCGGTGTTTCCTCTAATGCTGTTTTAACTACTTCGACAATAAAACTGATAGGTTCTTTTAATGCCTCTCGGACTTCTTCTGATGTAATTCTAAGTGTTCTTGGTAGGCCAGTCATCGTATCTCGGCCTTTTATTTCCATTGATTGTTCTTCTGGTAATGGATATGCGGAGCCAATTTTAATCTTCAGCTCTTCAGCGGTGCGTTCGCCAATCAGGAGTGAATGGGTTTTTTTCGTATATTGAACGAGTGCTTCATCCATTTCATTGCCAGCAATCCGAATGGATTTACTTACCACCATCCCCCCTAAGGAAATGACTGCTACCTCTGTTGTGCCACCACCTATATCAACAATCATATTTCCTGCTGGTTCATAAACTTGAATATTAGAGCCGATAGCGGCGGCCATAGGTTCTTCAATGAGATAAACCTCTCTTGCTCCTGCTTGTTCTGCGGCTTCACGCACTGCCCTTCTTTCTACCTCAGTTATTCCAGATGGAACACCAATTACAATTCTCGGTCTAACCAATGCCCGTCGATTATGGACTTTGGTAATAAAATGACGAATCATTCGCTCCGTAATCTCAAAATCAGCAATTACACCATCTTTCAAGGGTCTGATGGCAATAATATCTCCTGGTGTCCGTCCTAACATCCGTTTAGCTTCTTCTCCCACGGCTAAAACGGCTCTTGATTCTCGCTCTATAGCTACGACTGACGGTTCACAAAGAACAATACCTTCACCCCTAACATGCACCAGAGTATTGGCTGTCCCTAAATCTATCCCAATATCATTAGAAAATAAACCAAATAAAGAATTCAGTAACATTGTTTACCCCCTTTTTATCCTTATCCTTACCCACATCTTTTACTGGACAGATTAGATAGAAATTCCAAATTTCAAGCACCAAATTCCAAATAAATTCCAAAGACCAAATTCCAAAGTTCATTCTTTCTGTTGGATGCAAGATGAATTCCGCAGATTTTCAAGATTTTAAACATATTAGCCACAGATGAACACGGATTTTTTTGTTGTAAGGATAGAGTTTGTTTCTGTCGGGGCCGGGAATCAAATAAAATGCGATGAATAACCGCGTTAATGCCTGTGTGGCTGAATTATTTAATTTTTTTATTATCCTGATAATCTGCGAAAATCTGTGTCCTATTATGGTTTGGAATTTTGAATTTTGGTCATTGGAATTTATTTGTATTTTGGAATTTGTGATTTGGAACTTTGCAACTCACTCCGCTCTCCTGCAATCTCTAATCTCCCATTCATAATTTATCCTTGCTTACCTCATTTTGTTACCCAATTTGTGGGTAAGGATAAGCTTTTTATCAGAAGTCAGAAGTTTTTCCTCCCCTGTTTTCTGTCCTCTATCTTAAATACTATACCAAAAATAGTTTTAATTGTCAATAAAATCTTTTATCTTTTTTTTAAATTATTTAGTTCTTCTTTTGCCTCTTTATTAGCAGGATTTATTTTTAAAACAGTTTTCAACTCCTTTTCTGCCGAGGCAATGTCTCCTTGATTTTTATGAATCTTCCCTAATTTATAATGGGCTATCTCTGAACTGCGGTTTAATTTAAGTATTGCTTTATATTCATCTTTCGCATGCTCCATCAAATCCTGTTGATAATAGAGTTCAGCCATCACTGTCCGAATTTTAATACTAATAGCCTTATCCAAATTTGGTATATTAACCGCATTACGAAATGCAGATAAAGCATTATTAGGCATTCCCTTTACTTTATATACCCAGCCAATATTATACCAGGCAGAAACATCATCAGGATTAAGTGTTTTAGCCTGCGTATATTCCTCAATAGCATCATTATACAACCCTTTTTTGAAGTAAATATGTCCTAAATAAATATGTGTTTCTGGAGTTTCAAATTTCCCTTTTAATGATTTTTTTAATGCAGATTGAGCTTGCTCGTAATAATCTTTTCCCTTTGCGTATCTACTTAACTTAAAATATGCTATCCCACATTGATAATGAACTTGAGGTGAGATTTTCTCCTCTTTTTCATCTAATTTAATTGCATTTTGA contains:
- a CDS encoding rod shape-determining protein, whose translation is MLLNSLFGLFSNDIGIDLGTANTLVHVRGEGIVLCEPSVVAIERESRAVLAVGEEAKRMLGRTPGDIIAIRPLKDGVIADFEITERMIRHFITKVHNRRALVRPRIVIGVPSGITEVERRAVREAAEQAGAREVYLIEEPMAAAIGSNIQVYEPAGNMIVDIGGGTTEVAVISLGGMVVSKSIRIAGNEMDEALVQYTKKTHSLLIGERTAEELKIKIGSAYPLPEEQSMEIKGRDTMTGLPRTLRITSEEVREALKEPISFIVEVVKTALEETPPELASDIVDRGIVLSGGGALLRELDRLLSQETRLPVILADDPLRCVVIGTGRYLDELKNLHMARKKGGMRWSTTFRTGTEEEGS
- the mrdA gene encoding penicillin-binding protein 2, coding for MHIEPTESELERLRQRLVRLTTIIIIAFAILIVKAIYLQIIKGNYYQKVSENNRIRLIPITASRGMIYDCNGKILAQDIPSFDIAIIQLGLNKNEIEQTLIKLKEIVEINLKEVMEKIQAKKNKPFEPTVIVADVDREILTKVAERTTELPGIMIQVNQKRYYTYGPICSHLLGYIGEISKEELIHKYNDGYKYGDLIGKSGIEGYYDLSLRGKNGGKQIEVDVRGRQLQVLGNMEPIPGNNLILTIDKRLQEIANEALGEKSGAVVVMNPNNGEILSIVSKPGFDPNMFLGHMTSTQAKQIFSDKQYPLLNRVIQAQYSPGSVFKIIVATAALEDEIINEGTRYSCGGIYWLGNKRFICFQKEKHGSVDVMDALAHSCNIFFYQVGIKLGINKISKFAQQVGLGEKTGIDLPAEASGLVPTRRWKEEKFKESWYWGETVNLSIGQGYILSTPLQLACALSAIVNGGKIITPRIAKQMIDSSGNIKIFNPWVKRIIPLSNQTQKVVFKGLEDVVAKGTGQKAYLPYLRIGGKTGTVQNPTGEDHALFVCFAPVDDPKVVIAVLVEHGGKGGIEAVPVARRILEQMDWSIFKES
- the rodA gene encoding rod shape-determining protein RodA, yielding MLNFSLKKGFDYIIFSCVILIVCLGILMIYSATQSSDSNFLWLKQTMWFGIGLLGLTAAVSFDYQLLGKYSRILYILVIVLLIFVLVGGPLIRCARSWVVIGPFSFQPAEFAKLATIIILAEYLSTKREGLTSIEEFIYPIGLVALPIFLILMQPDVGTTLVFFPVVLVMFYITGAKPIYLVSLTSISILIMVFTLFLSWEQLQIVHKIPVIHFLYRSISSFKHTLISLLCLSGLTVTIYYMTKLFRRSITFNKFGLILGIISISLLVSLVANGFLKDYQRKRLVVFIDPGIDPLSAGYNIIQSKIAIGSGRLLGKGIFRGTQSQLGFLPERQSDFIFSVIGEELGFIGVITTLLLFLIIIYRGIYIAFSSRDNFGCLLASGIITMIAVQVFMNVGISLSIMPVTGLTLPLVSYGGSSLCITMVSLGILLNIRLRRYML
- the ispE gene encoding 4-(cytidine 5'-diphospho)-2-C-methyl-D-erythritol kinase — its product is MIKLLAPAKINLFLNVIAKRQDGYHELETILQKVELYDTIILESKDDGIELECPEVPGVENLAYKAANLLKQELEVKKGVKIKIEKNIPIGAGLGGGSSDAGTTLIGLNKLWSLGLSQTEMILLSSKLGADVPFFIINQGLSYATGIGTTLTPLPPLPQFWVIIIWPKIKISTAKVYENVNFMLTNEPIKSKIILDVVKEGNIEQISNLLYNTLEEIVLLQYPVIKKLKEKLINLGALGALMSGSGSSIFGIVKTQLEAVNIYDKLKGGDEIIFVTKNMQ
- the mreC gene encoding rod shape-determining protein MreC, which encodes MSSLFLCVSAVNYHLNGYQFSKKRILKMTGFLWKHAKTNVIIVLLSISIILMASHTSLSTGYLKRGIMNILLPFQLLGAEIKFSTKDFFSTIKELQSIRNENQRLREKERYFASERKEWQSALNENKRLKKLLDYKCRLPYETIAARVISYDPSNWTNTVIIDKGKKDGIYKLAPVVTYQDGKEGLVGRVIGVENHSASVLLLNDQNSMIGTQILRSNEKGIIEGDNYRFCKLKFLPYDADVVKNDIVVTSGDGGVFPKGLFVGYVVYVGLKDRGLFREVDILPAIKFSKLEEVLVIVSKEISKPTLKK
- the mreD gene encoding rod shape-determining protein MreD, yielding MYWVMWIGIIILCLVGQTVYADVLTICEIKPDLLLIIIIFFAFKHSSFEAGIIGFIAGILQDSLSGINQGINTFTKLIIGLSVSSIKKIHKENLISISLSIFIFTLIQNLLIFAIQSIFIISPGISSLNRVFFIAIYNTILGILIYPIIHKTKSGEE
- a CDS encoding tetratricopeptide repeat protein, yielding MKVYSPVRKKSIYRGKDKRPNFIIKIILLLIFISLIFLGISKTYTPKQDISLKYKKILEKDPANIEAYISLGECYYHKALEEELKGNEKEVAILLENSLKYYQNAIKLDEKEEKISPQVHYQCGIAYFKLSRYAKGKDYYEQAQSALKKSLKGKFETPETHIYLGHIYFKKGLYNDAIEEYTQAKTLNPDDVSAWYNIGWVYKVKGMPNNALSAFRNAVNIPNLDKAISIKIRTVMAELYYQQDLMEHAKDEYKAILKLNRSSEIAHYKLGKIHKNQGDIASAEKELKTVLKINPANKEAKEELNNLKKR